The following is a genomic window from Brassica napus cultivar Da-Ae chromosome C7 unlocalized genomic scaffold, Da-Ae chrC07_Random_31, whole genome shotgun sequence.
ATCAGCTAATTGATCAAAGACGAATGCAGAGACACCATGGTACCAACCGGCGATGAAAGAGATGTTATCAGAATTGCTTTGTCGATGACCAACAGAGACACAGAAGAGAATAAACGCATGATCCAATGGAAGACAAGAGGGGTAAGAAGCTTCCAAAAATCTTCAGATCTAGCTAATGGTTGCTTTTAGATCTAGTGCCTCAAACGGTGGATAACAGAGCTCGGCGATGTTCAGagacaaaaaagaaaagcttCTATGAGGATAAAGAGTCATTGAAGGAAGTGACGTTGACGCATGAGGATGTCCAACAACATCAATTAATAGTTCGCCGGGGCTTTCACCTGAGATGCGGTGAGCAGAAGAAACTTCCAGACTCGACGTCAGTGAGAAGATCAACCAAAGAGATAGTGTCGCAGATAAAGATGGGTTTAGGAATCTTTTCATTTGTCTCTGTCGCGAAGAGCTCCAGAACTTTTTCCTGCCGACCATTTATGACTTTATAAACAGTGAAACACAGagcaatctatatatatatactatactaaagGGGATATAAACCTCTCTTAGACTGTCCACGTAGGCAcaaaaaatcgtccaatcagaGAGTTTGAAGTTGCCACgacatctcatttatttttttgtaaaaaatgaaaaaacaatgcaaagTAAAGTATCAAACCCGGattagtatgacataaatataagaCAGaaaccactaagccattgaaactttcttggacacatatacaagaatcactaaatatgtataatcacaaactcttatgtacatttacaataatatggattcaacattcaagactccgatactttgttttgtaaaaaaaaaaataactaagtgactaagctaatatattatttgaaagtgtgagaacattgacaaatatgaaaaagcatagatttttgttttcgtaaCAAAGtcaagaattttgtaaaagtaagtttaacatataaattttcgtgacaaatatgaaaaaacatagatttttgtacaattttgacaaaacaactcaaaacatagttctctaatgtcttaataaaatattatttaagggtgcactaattaaatatatcaattcaatacattttgtaatttatagacaaaacaataacacaacaaattttgaaatatttgtttaacctatcgatttctttccatgagaatccaactaaacaagataaaaaaaacaattagatttatttaattaccattttattcaattttaataatttcaaattgtaataacgTATCTTTTTggagttacaaaaaataatgttctttctttattacactagcattatatatagattccatatacacaaataaatataatataacaacataagtttGCTTTctccgattcatatgaaaaaattttaagttatccaccaaagcaaattaattaaatcaatccttgttagaatacaacaaattaatatataattttattttaaattaaattatttaaaaagtgtattttcattaaaaataaaataataaataattaaaattgatttgatggtaatttttatgacatatatatatatatatattatggaaaaaatcttaaatacaaaaaactctaggattaacaaaaaaactaataaaaattaaactatgatatcatcaattgaaagcttcttagacaatattaataaaatatttaagcgataattagacaaatttgatttttttttacagccaaaagtttattattaattagcattagtTATTtaaagatgtttaagaaaggatggacttaaatgatatatgaactatgaatagtagtactttgtaaaactgacttagataacacatctgcacatcatTTCGAGTCCTTTTTaatgcataaattcaatttttttagaacagttattccacaaaaagatcgtatgagatattgttttgatattctgatttgtttcttgactgttaagaagattgataactacAAAAATGTCTTATTCGAAtattatatgtctataaccaaatccccaacatgagacaaatttgtttaaaaagtaaataattttatttttcttatattctataataaatatatatgatttactgataataaaaatatagttattcatctatgacaaatatctatgcaaatatgtgaatcaagtacaacaatcaaacaacataatgatttccacaaagaaaatataaaaaaaatatttatgttaggtagtcttattttatattctttaaataatgtaatataatattatacattatttttttagaattgagaaatacatatatatcagttagacaaattaagcgataattagacaaatttaatttttttttgccagccaaaaatttatttataattaggatcagttatttcaagatgtttaagaaaggatggacaaaaaataggatgaacataaattatatatgaactatgaataatattttgtgctgacttagataacacatctgcacatccatttccagtcctttttgatgcctaaattcaatttcttcataccagttattccacaaagagatctatgagatattgttttgatattcagatttgattcttgactgttaagaagattgataactgtaaaaatgtttcattcgaatatgatagGTTTATAACCAAGTCCCCAACATTagacaagtttgttttaaaagtaaataattttatttttcttatattatataataaatatatattatttactgataataaaaatatagttattcatccatcacaaataactatgcaaatatgtgaatcaagtacaacaatcaaacaacataatgatttccacatagaaaattttaaaaatatatttatgttatgtagtcttattttatattctttaaataatgtaatacaatactatatattatttttttagaattgagaaatacatataatattttatccgtgcgtagcgcggttaaaaaatctagtaagTGTAAAAATTGCATGACTATAATTAAGACTCTGTAAAATACTTGGATCCAAAAAAATACTTGGATCCAAAGAACAGAACATGACTCAAAAAAGTTGTATCAGATCCGAACAGAAACTGCTTTGGTATCCAAACGAATCGAAACTCTGACCAGAACCAAAATGTTTTAGGTACCTGAAAATATCTCAATCACAACTAtctacttaaatatattaactttttagatttaatattcaaaaatatccaaaatatttgaataatGTCCAAAactagtcaaaagtaaatatctaaaatattaaaatatactaaaaacaaCGAAAATATCATAAATACCAACtgatttttcatcaaaatatccaaaccaagcaaattttattttgatttttgacattttacatatattattcaaatttatatggtgtatattttttttggattcaAGGTGTATTAGAATTTTTGCaattatttacataatttaaatagaTATCCGAACctaacccaaacccaaactaaaatttataaatattcgaATGAGCTTAAATATCTAATCATGAAATTCCCACCCCTAATTATAAAGAGGAAACAGAGGTGCACCCGTAATTCGCTaattctaacttttttttttttttgtcacgatcCGAAAAAGTCTTTAAAATGGTATGTCTCGTTCGTAGCTAGGAGCAGCTATGGCAAACTGTTCCTAACTATATAATTTCCTCAGCATATATATACACTCCATGTTCGGGATTGCGTTGGGTGCAATGCGTGCAATTGATCCAGGCCTAGAGCCAAACCAACCCATCGTGACTTTGTAATTATCAGTTTATATTTCAATAACCAACAAATATTGCAGTTGTCTCTTTTCTCAACCGTCTATAGTTTTTCCAATTAAATTGATTGAAACTCTACAACttttaatgttcaaaaaaactatcaaacttTTATTAGCTAATAACAATAAAGCACAGAACGACACTCAATATATGACATCTATACGATATAGGATCCAAGTTACATCGATAtgcctttaatatttttagtttcgtTAAAGATAGCTAATCTACTCCTGTGTAAGTAATATAAtccttttgtatttaaaaacaaTGACCGATTGTTTGCTTCGTTCTGTTAAATCTTTTAGTCTGAAGTTATTTTATACGCTATTACTGAGATTTGGCTTGCCTTACTATATACTAGTTAGTTTAAAGTTTTCATTAAAAGGAAACGCTTTCGTTTGAAGAACAAACTATGCTATCTATTCACTAAACTCAGTGACTggctaagaccatgattaacccgaggTTCTTatcggaagttaagaaactgtttcttaacttttaactaaaaaaactaagaaccggttcttaaaatctttatttaataactggttcttagtttttttaattaaaatttaagaaacaattttttaacGCTAAGAACCCATCCTAAAAAATTCatgttaatcatgctctaagagtATTTAATGGGGTGCACTAGATCTCGTAAGCATTATTCTCCAACTTGCACGCGATCGTTCTTGTCCAACTTGCTTAAATAAAAAACAGCTAAACTTATTCTCCAATAACAAAGTAGCAATATAAGATACTACTACTCAATTATTagacaaaaatacaaattaatgaTGGCGAAACGTCTTGGTTTCAtcgatattttaaaatgtacaaACAATATCTTGCCCCATTTTGAATAAAAGATTATCTCAAGTTGCAATAATTCGCGTATGCATACGAATTTCCCATACTTTCATACTATttataaagttatatataaGATCTTTTCATATAAGTCATGGATAGGTCGTGATCAATTGTTAACGTATACAATACTTGAAAAGTAAAATTTTGTGGACATCGTAAAAGAAAgcaactttgattttttttacaaatataaaatgaagatGCCAGATTCGTTGAGAGAAACATTTTGAGGCcaacacaaaaataaatagaagaaagaagaatacgattcttttaaacttttcaaaatatAGAAATCTATAGAACAACATGTCTCtcttttgtgtatatatatactatataatggtatatgtaaaaaggaaaaaagtttGAATAGGCAAATACTTTTAGTTCTATTTAACAATCAACATCATGGATACATGAATGTTCGCATTTCATTCAATCTTGCACGCATTTTCGATTATGGTTTTTCCCAATCTCTAGCGCTTAGGACACGTAACTCGAATagaccaaaatatatttttaaaaaattttaattttaattttacttcaaatttgatattattttcatatttatttttaaataataatttttataaatattttaaatttatcattaaaaatataaaattaaattcctaaatcatttaaaaatatttaagaattattcataaatttttttaaactctaTCTCACCTCCTATATATACTAAACCGTAAACAATAATCATTTGTCATAAATTCAAATGATATAGTATTTCTGGttgagtctttttttttaaaagtggtATCCGACTTAACGTATTTCATGCAATTTTTCATATCAAAACCGTTGGATACGTAATTAAAAAGAGAGCATAGAAATAATGTCCACTCATTTATTCTCATACATTTGATGTACTAATTTATAAGATCCGACAAAAATAGTGTTataaaaaaactgataaaaacttcttaaaattaaataagaaccatattttatcaattaatttttattttcttattttaaaaaaacttaggaCTACTGAAAcaaaacctttttattttatgttcttGAACAAGTTAACCTccgaataaaaatatatttaataatttgtattctaaattttataacGGGCCTTAACGAAAAAAGTATTATATAAGATTCTCATATAAGATTCTTTTCTTAGTTTAAGGAGGAATAAAGGAGGgaattaaataaagaaaataaataaaaaatggttACAGATACGCAAAGCCCTCCGCCTCTTTCCACTCTCGTCCCGCTTTGCCTCTTTTAGGACgcacgagagagagagagagagcagagaGAAGAGACTCATAAGCGTAGGCACAagctctctcctctctccctctttctctttctctttctctttctctttatataaaaatacagaTTCTCAGATTCTGTCGTCGACGTCGTCTTCGTCTTAATTTGTAACACATCTCCATCGCCCCCAAGCGTCGCAGGTACTCTTCGCTCCCAACCCCCTTTTATGTCTCCGCCATCTTTGGATCCAATTTGCTCCTCATTTACAAGCTTTTTTATGAAGGTCCTTCCACGCTAGTTTTGTTTGAATTTCTGAATCGATTTCGTTTGATCTTTGACAGGTTTGATTTGAGGTTATAAAGGGATGGGATACATAGGAGCACATGGGGTAGCAGCTCTTCATAGACACAAATACAGTGGTGTGGATCACTCTTACCTTGCCAAATACGTTCTCCAACCTTTTTGGAATCGTTTTGTCAAAATCTTCCCTCTCTGGATGCCGTAAGTACCCCCCCTCTTTAATGTTGGTTCTAGTTCTTGAAACATCTCATTGTTTTGATTCCTTCAAGTGGTTGGACTAACGTTTTTTgctgttccttttttttttcatgtgtttGTCTTTGGGATATCCATATCCAGACCCAACATGGTATAAGTAAATCAAACATCAATGTCTCATTGTTACTGAAGCGATACGACTTACGGTTTGTGTGCGTTTTTTGTCTTGTAGATAACACTTACGGGGTTCATGTTTCTCATCATATCTGCGCTCTTAGGCTATGTGAGTTCCATTGATTCTTTATTCTCTCGAGCTTCCCGTTGCTTTGCTCATATGGATTTTACTGTCTTTAGGTATACTCACCTCGGTTGGATTCTCCTCCTCCTCGATGGGTTCACTTGGCACATGGACTCCTTCTGTTTTTGTATCAGGTCTATTCTCATATGCTTGTTAGTTGTTAAGTATTAAGTAGTCTTCTGTGCTGACTTATTTGGAGCGCTCTTATGATTGATGTTTGTAGACATTTGATGCGGTTGATGGAAAGCAAGCACGAAGAACAAACTCCAGTAGCCCACTCGGAGAGCTCTTTGATCATGGTACtcttatctttctttctttcttagcAATGAAAGCAATCCCTTTCTTCTTAACACACATTTCAATTTCTTGTAGGTTGTGATGCACTTGCTTGTGCGGTATGCTTTACAttccctttttcttcttcttatattCCTTTATCTTTAGCTTATTTATTCAATTTCTGCAATAAACAGTTTGAAACGATGGCATATGGGAGTACTGCTATGTGTGGAAGAGATACTTTCTGGTTCTGGATTATATCAGCTATTCCATTTATTGGATCTACATGGGAAACGTAAGTGTGTTACATTTCTTCAGCTTAACTCTGTTTTCTTATGAAACTCGAAATAACTTGCTCTCTTTACCCTTTTGTGTCATTAGCTATTTTACCAATATACTGACTCTCCCGGTAGTCAATGGTCCTACAGAAGGTCTTGCACTTATATACTGTGGTCACTTCTTCACAGCCATTGTTGGTAAAGCTTCAAACTATACTATATTATACAAAAACCTCTTTGTTACTagcattcattttttttttaaatcttccaTCTTAAAGGTGCTGAATGGTGGGCTCAGCAGTTTGGAGAGTCAATCCCCTTGTTTAGTTGGGTGCCCTTCTTGAACGGTAAGtttttcatctttgtgtgtATCCCAAAGTTGTCTCCTTAacatttcttgtttttttacaGAGATTACAACATCAAGAGTAGTACTAATAACGATGGTTGCTTTTGCTGTTATACCAACACTTGCATTCAGGTGAGTCTTATGAGAGTTCAATGATCTTGCATTTCAAACTCTTTCTATGCATTTTGCTCTGCTCACATCTTTATTCTACAGCGTGTCCAATGTATACAAAGTTATACAGCCAAGAAAAGGAAGCATGTTTGTAGCATTATCTATGGTATAGTCTGATATGATTGACACTcttattttccattttctttatataactTTGTGTAATGTAGATATCTTTTTGTGTATTCAGCTGTTTCCATTCGTTGGGCTACTTGCAGGAGTTTTGATTTGGTATGtcttttctaatttttctttctttctttcaacgTGGTCTCACTGAGACTTATCGGTATCCTTTGTCTTAATCAGGGACTACTTGTCTCCAACTGATCTCATAAGAAACTACCCTCACTTAGTTGTACTGGGAACTGGTCTTGCATTTGGATTCATTGTGGTAAGCAAATCTTGTTTTGaatttgtattcattttttaaatgatgAACTGAAAGCTGAGCCCATTAGTCAAATGGTTTTATGATTCCAGGGAAGAATAATTTTAGCTCACATATGTGATGAACCAAAAGGATTAAAAACAAACATGTGCATGGTAAAAATCCTATAAACCTCGCTCTTCTTTGCACAGTCACTGCTTAAGTAATTTTCTTCATAGTATTCATGAACATTTCTCTTGTATACAGTCACTGCTTTACCTTCCCTTTGCACTAGCAAATGCTCTAACCGCTAGACTCAACAACGGGTATCTTCTTTGTTCTCTTTGCTTTGTGGATTTTATCAGATTTTTAGTCTTTAATACTTTTAATCTCTGTGTAGGGTTGCTCTAGTGGATGAGTTTTGGGTGCTTCTTGGTTATTGTATATTCACAATGGCACTATACATGCATTTTGCAACCTCAGTCATTCATGAAATCACTACTGCACTTGGAATCTACTGCTTCAGGTTTGTATAATATAATCCCTTTTTTGGTACCATTTTAATCATTATAGTTTACAACAACCTGATTTTATTTGAACTGTTTCGTCAGGATTACACGTAAGGAAGCTTGAAGGAAGCTCAAGGTATGTTTGTTTATTtaggttttagattttttcttttccagTTCTTAAGAACTTGTGTGTTGGTTTAATGTTCATCTGCTTCttaaacgtttttttttctttctttccaggGAGGATAATGCAAATCCCAACACgaatcttaatattattttttcactgAAATTAAACGACTGATCGATATATTTTTGGATGAATAGCCTTTaatcttattattttgtttggtcGAAATAGGTAATTCATGTAGAACTATTTTTGTAATGTTTCTACGAAAAAGAATGATTTTTcgtgattatttatttatgaatttggtTTTATTGATTACATTTTTTGAGGTCTTATCGCGATTTGCTTTTAGTTTTTGGAAATTTAATTTCGTGTTAATGtttattacaataaaaaaagaatcggaatataatatatatatatatatatatatatatatgcttttatatattatagatCTTTGTCGggacaataaaataaattattggaaatcatcttatatattttaatctctattttaaattaaaacatgaatataaacattctctatatattaatcgaggatcatttaaaaagttgtaactttaaatttgtaataattaaaaagatacCTTATTTAGGTGTCACTTAATTATGATGATAATTTAGCTCACAAAATGTTGGtccaaaatttaattaataaggaacattatattaatccaaaatataagaaaatgtattctttccttaaataaaagccaCGGATTacttaatatgattaacatatatatgacaatgaatgattattaataataatgatttgataacaatttttgcgtCCGTTCtcattttatcatattttgaatttttttaaaacgaatttaaattacaaaaatgttaaaaatccgtttgaaaattttgtgatcaatggattaatttttttttgttataacaagatacaaatgatcatacaaTCATATTAataagaatttttatttaatagatatttatatcaaataatatatatatatatattaatatcatttaaactaaaatatgtaccatttaaaaataaataatatattaattttgaaatttgcattgaaagagtattgagaccttaatattttaattttgaaatttgcatcgAAAAATACCACATCAAATTTTTtgagattaatggtttaaattttgttacatcaaatatacaaatgttaataaatatatatgattagaaagtctcaataataaatatttatattaaaatatgctatataatataattatatacaatataaaataaaaaataattattttgatttatttaccataaatatattataaataaacaagaggtattgttttgatttatgtgattactataatctcctatatattaattgagaaacaattGATTACTCTAGCAagcgtaaattttttttaattaatattgttcaAAAATCTTACAAGAAATCGATACAATTAAGATTTATTTAGAAGTTATTGAAATCATTTAGCGAGAATATAGATTGCACAACAAATTTGTTTTCCTAACCCTAACCCCCTTTCTATTCATCACAACACCGACATATAATATTTGAAAGTGTCAATTGACAATCTGAAatgataactttttttaaagttcagcccattatttttttaaatgggcTTAGAACAATTTTTAATGATTAACTAAATGGACCACATATATAGTAAAAtgtgttttggtttaaaaattgtTGCATATCCAAAATCAATATGTACGATCATCATtttcgtttaaaattttgtcacaataaaaatatagggttGGAAAATcgaatccaaaaaaataaacaaaggcCGATCCAAAGAATAGTACTGAACTTTAACCAAAATTGGTTAGATGTCCATGGGTTCAAATTTTTTGTATCTAGAGAACCGGAACAGAACTCGATCCAAACCGTAATATTTTAGGTATCCGAATATATCCGAataagatttatatacttaaatatattatttttaaaaatttaatatctaaaagaatatataaaatatataagatgtttttaagttgtccaaactttttggaaatatatacaaatagttataAGTACATGTTCAAAATAGCTAAACGATACTTAGAATacctaaaatacttaaaatatctattgattttctatctaaatatttaagctaaaccaatttttatgttaagtttaagtattttgatGTACATTATTC
Proteins encoded in this region:
- the LOC125594985 gene encoding choline/ethanolaminephosphotransferase 2-like — protein: MGYIGAHGVAALHRHKYSGVDHSYLAKYVLQPFWNRFVKIFPLWMPPNMITLTGFMFLIISALLGYVYSPRLDSPPPRWVHLAHGLLLFLYQTFDAVDGKQARRTNSSSPLGELFDHGCDALACAFETMAYGSTAMCGRDTFWFWIISAIPFIGSTWETYFTNILTLPVVNGPTEGLALIYCGHFFTAIVGAEWWAQQFGESIPLFSWVPFLNEITTSRVVLITMVAFAVIPTLAFSVSNVYKVIQPRKGSMFVALSMLFPFVGLLAGVLIWDYLSPTDLIRNYPHLVVLGTGLAFGFIVGRIILAHICDEPKGLKTNMCMSLLYLPFALANALTARLNNGVALVDEFWVLLGYCIFTMALYMHFATSVIHEITTALGIYCFRITRKEA